Proteins from one Azospirillum ramasamyi genomic window:
- a CDS encoding GntR family transcriptional regulator — translation MRNSANERPARRAAIGRVTLHDEVAARLRSMIVEGELSPGARIPESQLCEAFGVSRTPLREALKVLASEGLVELLHSRGAIVKRMCVQEVADIFELMAGVEYMTGQLVCQRATAEEVEELQDLHARLLDFHRRGRRSDYFRTNQKIHRRIAEVSGNRVLAEMQADFSGKIRRARYMANLQQARWDESVQEHEAFMEALAQRDGDLMGQRLRDHMRHTGDVVIRALREEGGA, via the coding sequence ATGCGGAATTCGGCAAACGAGCGTCCGGCGCGCCGGGCTGCCATCGGTCGGGTCACCCTGCACGACGAGGTGGCGGCGCGCCTGCGCTCCATGATCGTGGAGGGGGAGCTGTCCCCCGGCGCCCGCATCCCGGAAAGCCAGCTCTGCGAGGCGTTCGGTGTCTCGCGCACGCCGCTGCGCGAGGCCTTGAAGGTGCTGGCATCGGAAGGTCTGGTGGAGCTGCTGCACAGCCGCGGCGCCATCGTGAAGCGCATGTGCGTGCAGGAGGTGGCTGACATCTTCGAGCTGATGGCCGGCGTGGAGTACATGACCGGGCAGCTCGTCTGCCAGCGCGCGACCGCGGAGGAGGTGGAGGAGTTGCAGGATCTGCACGCGCGGCTGCTTGACTTCCACCGCCGGGGCCGGCGGTCGGACTATTTCCGCACCAATCAGAAGATCCACCGGCGGATCGCCGAGGTGTCTGGCAACCGCGTTCTGGCGGAAATGCAGGCCGATTTCTCCGGCAAGATCCGCCGCGCCCGCTACATGGCGAACCTCCAGCAGGCCCGCTGGGACGAGTCTGTGCAAGAACACGAAGCCTTCATGGAGGCGCTGGCCCAGCGCGATGGCGACCTGATGGGCCAGCGCCTGCGCGACCACATGCGCCACACCGGTGACGTGGTGATTCGCGCCCTGCGGGAGGAGGGAGGCGCGTAG
- a CDS encoding TRAP transporter large permease, translating into MSLPIILLFMVLGLLGMPLAFALGFSALAGLSLGGIDFNMLPQRMMHAVNAFPLMAIPLFMLAGELMIRGGLAERLIDLANAFVGCVQGGLAQVTLVSGAGMAAVSGAAVADASALATVLVRQLEKVYGTGFSAAIVAAAANLGPVIPPSGAMIVYAFMAGSGVSVAGMFLAGVVPGLIYCAGMMALCWWMAKRRGYPPTGEPVSLANIAYQMRRSLVILLMPIVVIGGIVGGAFTATEGAAIAVVYALLVGLLVTRRLRLADLPDCLLKAAITTAMVGALIAFASAVTFLITVDLLPMRLTAAIKGLTTDPLVFNLLVAAMLFVVGMFLESNAAYIMLVPLFHPIAVSYGLDPLHFGFLFVFNLVLGMLTPPVGVVLFVVCGIARISMGEMMRHLWPFVALGFALLATGMLFPPLITALPHAMGY; encoded by the coding sequence ATGAGCCTGCCGATCATCCTCCTCTTCATGGTGCTGGGCCTGCTGGGCATGCCGCTGGCCTTCGCGCTGGGGTTCAGCGCGCTAGCCGGGCTATCGCTGGGCGGCATCGACTTCAACATGTTGCCGCAGCGCATGATGCACGCGGTCAACGCCTTCCCGCTGATGGCGATCCCGCTGTTCATGCTGGCCGGCGAGCTGATGATCCGCGGCGGGCTGGCGGAGCGGCTGATCGATTTGGCGAACGCCTTCGTCGGATGCGTGCAGGGCGGCCTCGCCCAGGTCACGCTGGTCTCCGGCGCGGGCATGGCCGCGGTGTCGGGCGCCGCCGTGGCCGACGCCAGCGCGCTCGCCACCGTGCTGGTCCGCCAGTTGGAGAAGGTGTACGGCACCGGCTTCTCCGCGGCCATCGTGGCGGCGGCGGCGAACCTTGGCCCGGTCATCCCACCGTCGGGCGCCATGATCGTCTACGCCTTCATGGCCGGCAGCGGCGTGTCGGTGGCCGGCATGTTCCTGGCCGGCGTGGTGCCGGGGCTGATCTACTGCGCCGGCATGATGGCGCTGTGCTGGTGGATGGCAAAGCGCCGCGGCTACCCGCCCACGGGCGAGCCGGTCAGCCTCGCCAACATCGCGTACCAGATGCGGCGGTCGCTGGTGATCCTGCTGATGCCCATCGTGGTGATCGGCGGCATCGTCGGCGGCGCCTTCACGGCGACGGAGGGTGCCGCCATCGCGGTGGTCTACGCGCTGCTGGTCGGGCTGCTCGTGACGCGGCGGCTGCGGCTGGCCGACCTGCCGGACTGTCTGCTGAAGGCGGCGATCACCACCGCCATGGTCGGCGCGCTGATCGCCTTCGCGTCGGCCGTCACCTTCCTCATCACGGTGGACCTGCTGCCGATGCGGCTGACCGCCGCGATCAAGGGCCTGACGACCGACCCGCTGGTCTTCAACCTGCTGGTCGCGGCCATGCTGTTCGTGGTCGGCATGTTCCTGGAATCCAACGCCGCCTACATCATGCTGGTGCCGCTGTTCCACCCCATCGCCGTGTCCTACGGCCTGGACCCGCTACATTTCGGCTTCCTGTTCGTCTTCAACCTGGTGCTCGGCATGCTCACGCCGCCGGTGGGCGTGGTGCTGTTCGTCGTCTGCGGCATCGCCCGCATCTCCATGGGCGAGATGATGCGCCATCTCTGGCCCTTCGTCGCCCTGGGCTTCGCGCTGCTGGCCACCGGAATGCTCTTCCCGCCCCTCATCACCGCCCTGCCGCACGCGATGGGCTACTAG
- a CDS encoding TRAP transporter substrate-binding protein — protein sequence MGTHSGFLAVLAVALGVTAGSANAETLRIAGNFAPEHSSSKAMELFKAEVERGTNGALTIDLFPGMQPGGAKENVDAVRSGTIFGTWVGAAFVSRLVPEVEAVSLPFLFETRETAFQVIDGPVGKAIEEKLAAKGFAPLGWMELGQRHATNNTRPLKTLEDFKGLKLRMQPNETHLATFRALGANPVAMDVKELYSALQQGVVDGQENPYPIIRASRYFEVQKYLSNTGHFFDFIPLVANRKQFDALKPEYKQAITAASAKAVAEQRKLAAEADAEALKDLQSKGMQFDSLTPETLAELRKATSGVVDEVKKRAGAGLVDQVLAAVGKKG from the coding sequence ATGGGAACCCACTCGGGATTTCTGGCCGTCCTGGCCGTGGCTCTGGGCGTCACGGCGGGCAGCGCCAACGCCGAGACGCTCCGCATCGCCGGCAACTTCGCGCCGGAACATTCCTCCTCCAAAGCCATGGAGCTTTTCAAGGCCGAGGTCGAGCGCGGCACCAACGGCGCGCTGACCATCGACCTGTTCCCAGGCATGCAGCCTGGCGGCGCCAAGGAGAACGTGGACGCCGTGCGCTCCGGCACGATCTTCGGCACCTGGGTGGGGGCGGCCTTCGTCTCGCGCCTCGTGCCCGAGGTGGAGGCGGTCAGCCTGCCCTTCCTGTTCGAGACCCGCGAGACCGCCTTCCAGGTCATCGACGGCCCGGTCGGCAAGGCCATCGAGGAGAAACTGGCGGCCAAGGGCTTCGCGCCGCTCGGCTGGATGGAGCTGGGCCAGCGCCACGCCACCAACAACACCCGCCCGCTGAAGACCCTTGAGGACTTCAAGGGCCTGAAGCTGCGCATGCAGCCCAACGAGACGCACCTCGCCACCTTCCGGGCGCTCGGCGCCAACCCGGTGGCGATGGACGTGAAGGAGCTGTATTCGGCACTCCAGCAGGGAGTTGTGGACGGGCAGGAGAATCCCTACCCCATCATCCGCGCCAGCCGGTACTTCGAGGTGCAGAAGTACTTGTCCAACACCGGCCACTTCTTCGACTTCATCCCCCTCGTCGCCAACAGGAAGCAGTTCGATGCGCTGAAGCCGGAGTACAAGCAGGCGATCACCGCCGCCTCGGCCAAGGCCGTGGCCGAGCAGCGCAAGCTGGCCGCCGAGGCCGATGCCGAGGCGCTGAAGGACCTCCAGTCCAAGGGCATGCAGTTCGACTCGCTGACGCCGGAAACCCTTGCCGAGCTGCGCAAGGCGACCTCCGGCGTGGTGGACGAGGTGAAGAAGCGCGCAGGGGCCGGCCTGGTCGACCAGGTGCTCGCCGCCGTGGGCAAGAAGGGATGA
- a CDS encoding maleate cis-trans isomerase family protein, protein MLTPSSNTVLEPVTGVMLAGLPEVSAHFGRFRVTEISLKPQALGQFGDAPFLDAARLLADAQLDVIGWNGTSAGWMGFDADARLCDSIKAETGIPACTSMLALNEILETTGRKRFAIVSPYLDEIQQKMIANYTAAGFEVVAERHLNDRGNFSFSEITEERIERLCAEVAEAKPQAIAIICTNMRGAPVAERVEKALGIPVYDTVSTVVWKALRMTGVDTRRVQGWGSLFQELA, encoded by the coding sequence ATGCTCACCCCCTCGTCGAACACGGTGCTGGAGCCGGTGACGGGCGTCATGCTGGCGGGGCTGCCCGAGGTTAGCGCCCATTTCGGGCGCTTCCGGGTGACCGAGATCTCGCTGAAGCCGCAGGCGCTGGGCCAGTTCGGCGACGCCCCCTTCCTGGACGCCGCGCGGCTTCTGGCCGATGCCCAGCTTGATGTGATCGGCTGGAACGGCACCTCGGCCGGCTGGATGGGCTTCGACGCCGACGCGCGGCTGTGCGATTCCATCAAGGCGGAAACGGGCATCCCCGCCTGCACCTCCATGCTGGCGCTGAACGAGATCCTGGAGACGACGGGGCGCAAGCGCTTCGCCATCGTCAGCCCCTACCTGGACGAGATCCAGCAGAAGATGATCGCCAACTACACCGCCGCCGGCTTCGAGGTGGTCGCGGAGCGGCACCTGAACGATCGCGGCAACTTCTCCTTCTCCGAGATCACCGAGGAGCGGATCGAGCGCCTGTGCGCCGAGGTGGCGGAGGCCAAACCCCAGGCCATCGCCATCATCTGCACCAACATGCGCGGGGCCCCCGTGGCCGAGCGCGTGGAGAAGGCCCTGGGCATCCCCGTCTACGACACGGTCTCCACCGTGGTGTGGAAGGCGCTGCGCATGACCGGCGTCGACACCCGCCGGGTCCAGGGCTGGGGCAGCCTGTTCCAGGAACTGGCGTGA
- a CDS encoding TRAP transporter small permease → MSTLNGVAAPPGTAAAALGRVLDGIDWIVAKVVTGAMIGMVVIIPAQVFMRYALNLSIDWAEEISRLLFVWTVFLAIPLGIRRGAHVGMTLLTDVIPKGLRAGLARLMALLGMGLMALVGWQAAILTLDQWDEPMSTLDVSVGLFMLPVCIGALHGALHLLSQALGPAFRRAGSGPT, encoded by the coding sequence ATGAGCACGCTGAACGGCGTGGCCGCGCCGCCGGGGACCGCCGCCGCGGCCCTCGGCCGGGTGCTCGACGGCATCGACTGGATCGTCGCCAAGGTGGTGACCGGCGCCATGATCGGCATGGTCGTCATCATCCCGGCCCAGGTCTTCATGCGCTATGCGTTGAATCTGTCCATCGACTGGGCGGAGGAAATCTCGCGTCTTCTCTTCGTCTGGACGGTGTTCCTGGCGATCCCGCTGGGCATCCGGCGCGGCGCCCATGTGGGCATGACGCTGCTGACGGACGTCATTCCCAAGGGGTTGCGCGCCGGGCTGGCCCGGCTGATGGCGCTGCTGGGCATGGGCTTGATGGCGCTGGTCGGCTGGCAGGCAGCGATCCTGACGCTCGACCAGTGGGACGAGCCGATGTCCACGCTGGACGTCTCGGTCGGGCTGTTCATGCTGCCGGTCTGCATCGGCGCGCTGCACGGGGCGCTGCACCTGCTGTCCCAGGCGCTGGGGCCGGCATTCCGCCGGGCAGGGAGTGGGCCGACATGA